A genomic segment from Spinacia oleracea cultivar Varoflay chromosome 3, BTI_SOV_V1, whole genome shotgun sequence encodes:
- the LOC130470064 gene encoding uncharacterized protein: MEEMESECVAEWRSETGGWNIETTNMYLTLEDVEAIMNVPHTRIWKANVPPKVKNLVWRAIRGGLPSMDTLKRCGMNIDTTCPRCGEEVYTITHMLLTCREAHILWRLSPLRLELHEWILGLKEWCESFAPSKSDTRDWELAMVFLWQVWNSRNMWVFKKKKGDARLLCDRTCRFIGELEAAVAREESQVGL, from the exons ATGGAAGAGATGGAAAGTGAATGTGTGGCTGAATGGAGAAGCGAGACTGGAGGGTGGAATATTGAGACCACGAATATGTATCTCACGCTAGAGGACGTGGAAGCTATAATGAATGTACCCCATACA AGAATATGGAAAGCTAACGTGCCACCGAAGGTCAAGAATTTGGTCTGGCGGGCTATTCGGGGTGGACTCCCATCCATGGACACCCTCAAACGATGTGGGATGAACATTGATACAACATGTCCAAGATGTGGGGAGGAAGTATACACCATCACTCATATGTTACTAACGTGTAGGGAAGCACATATATTATGGCGCCTATCCCCTTTAAGACTCGAGCTGCACGAATGGATCCTCGGACTCAAGGAATGGTGTGAATCTTTTGCACCTTCTAAGAGTGATACTCGTGACTGGGAGCTAGCTATGGTCTTTTTGTGGCAAGTGTGGAATTCTAGGAATATGTGGGTGTTTAAGAAAAAGAAGGGAGACGCTAGACTGCTCTGCGATCGAACATGTCGCTTTATCGGGGAACTTGAGGCAGCTGTAGCAAGAGAGGAGAGCCAGGTAGGCCTGTAG